Proteins encoded by one window of Salvia splendens isolate huo1 chromosome 14, SspV2, whole genome shotgun sequence:
- the LOC121764179 gene encoding uncharacterized protein LOC121764179 — MTSGSGGDADDMRRRIAEELRAYTSAETNRLIQAYLQQQQQSAVPRSIFHRAVVSRDHVTAHQRLFDDYFAEQPRFGYNFSRQRFRIHRDLFMSIVNALEHRYKYFRFREDASGRPGHSPIRKCTAIIRQLAYGGAAGMFYEYLHIGETTARDCVQHFCTGIIHIFEERYLQKPTPEDCQVLMDIHGTVHRFPDMLGNIDYAELTDWPMKMLPVLATAWPPPMYEWGYLMGTPNGSVHLPILDNKKPIFDSRKI, encoded by the exons ATgactagtggtagtggtggggatgctgatgacATGAGGCGGCGAATTGCCGAAGAGTTGCGGGCCTATACGTCCGCGGAGACAAATCGGTTGATACAAGCTTACTTGCAGCAGCAACAGCAGTCGGCGGTACCTCGCTCCATCTTTCATCGAGCTGTAGTATCCCGGGACCACGTCACTGCCCACCAACGGTTGTTTGATGACTACTTTGCTGAGCAGCCGCGGTTTGGGTATAACTTTTCCCGGCAGCGTTTTAGGATACACCGAGATCTATTTATGAGTATCGTGAACGCTTTAGAGCATCGATACAAGTATTTCAGGTTCAGGGAGGATGCGAGTGGTAGGCCCGGTCACTCGCCTATACGGAAGTGCACTGCCATAATCAGGCAGTTGGCTTACGGAGGAGCGGCCGGCATGTTctacgagtacctccacatagGCGAGACAACTGCCCGCGATTGTGTGCAGCATTTTTGTACGGGCATCATTCACATATTTGAGGAGAGGTATCTTCAAAAGCCTACCCCTGAAGACTGCCAAGTTCTGATGGATATACACGGGACGGTGCACAGGTTTCCCGACATGTTGGGCAACATAGATT atGCAGAACTGACTGATTGGCCAATGAAGATGTTGCCGGTCctagccacggcgtggccaccgccaatgtacgaATGGGGATACCTAATGGGGACGCCGAAcgggtccgtgcatttgccgattCTCGACAACAagaagcccatattcgactccagaaagatataa